A DNA window from Onychostoma macrolepis isolate SWU-2019 chromosome 13, ASM1243209v1, whole genome shotgun sequence contains the following coding sequences:
- the ipmka gene encoding inositol polyphosphate multikinase yields MSADGQIMDLSSRTLEKLENENNKNGTVKQVLLDGCVPFSHQVAGHKCGINNTGVLQHPDGTILKQLQAPPRGPREMNFYTQVFAKDCTDKRLLDLKQHLPKFYGTWMPRESPHELYLKLEDVTRRFLWPCIMDVKIGRRSYDPFASKEKREEQISKYPLMEEIGFLLLGMRVYQIDSDSYITHDQFYGRSLGKDTLKNGLSRFFHNGQELRRHAVSLIISKIRSILRWFENQTQLHFYASSLLLVYEGSPRTINKSKHKPADPGTEHQQGEPQSKALSFHSSLTHSHPYCHGVQHKRTPMEYMEEVEKRKMRKS; encoded by the exons ATGTCTGCAGATGGTCAAATCATGGACTTATCATCTCGAACTCtggaaaaactggaaaatgaaaataataagaatggGACAGTAAAGCAGGTGCTCTTGGATGGATGTGTGCCCTTCTCTCATCAGGTGGCTGGACATAAATGCGGGATCAATAACACTG GTGTCCTGCAGCATCCTGATGGAACGATCCTGAAACAGCTACAAGCTCCTCCGAGAGGCCCACGAGAGATGAACTTCTACACACAG GTATTTGCTAAGGACTGCACAGATAAAAGGCTACTGGATCTGAAACAACATCTTCCCAAGTTCTATGGCACATGGATGCCACGAGAGTCACCACATG AGCTGTATCTGAAACTGGAGGATGTGACGAGGAGGTTCTTATGGCCCTGCATCATGGATGTGAAGATCGGGAGGAGAAGTTACGACCCGTTTGCATCAAAAGAAAAACGTGAAGAGCAGATTAGCAAGTATCCTCTGATGGAGGAGATCGGGTTCCTGTTATTGGGCATGAGG GTGTACCAGATCGACTCGGACAGTTACATCACTCATGACCAGTTCTATGGACGCAGTCTCGGAaaggacactttaaaaaatg GCCTGAGCAGATTCTTCCACAATGGTCAAGAATTGCGGAGGCATGCAGTTTCTCTGATCATCTCCAAAATCCGAAGCATTCTCCGCTGGTTTGAGAACCAGACTCAGCTGCATTTCTATGCCAGCTCTCTGCTGCTGGTGTATGAGGGCTCTCCTCGCACAATCAATAAATCCAAACACAAGCCAGCTGATCCAGGAACAGAACATCAGCAGGGGGAGCCACAGAGCAAGGCTTTGAGCTTTCATAGCAGTTTAACACACAGTCATCCGTACTGCCACGGCGTTCAGCATAAGAGAACGCCAATGGAATACATGGAGGAAGTggagaagaggaagatgaggaaATCGTAA
- the cisd1 gene encoding CDGSH iron-sulfur domain-containing protein 1, with protein sequence MSASNSFHKAEIITAVSVTFGAAAVGILVYKTFFSKSTCVKPKVNLDLQKDNPKVVHAFDVEDLGDKAVYCRCWRSKKFPYCDGAHAKHNQETGDNVGPLIIKRKEA encoded by the exons ATGAGCGCGTCCAACTCCTTCCATAAAG CTGAGATCATCACTGCAGTGTCTGTGACATTTGGAGCCGCAGCAGTGGGAATCCTCGtctacaaaacattttttagcaAAAGCACATGCGTGAAGCCAAAAGTTAACCTTGATCTGCAGAAAGACAACCCCAAAGTGGTACATGCGTTTGACGTTGAGGACCTGGGCGACAAAGCCGTGTACTGTAGGTGCTGGAGATCCAAAAAG TTTCCATACTGTGATGGTGCACATGCTAAACACAATCAGGAAACGGGAGACAACGTTGGTCCTCTGATCATTAAACGCAAGGAGGCATGA